The Eubacteriaceae bacterium Marseille-Q4139 genome has a window encoding:
- the der gene encoding ribosome biogenesis GTPase Der, which translates to MSKPVVAIVGRPNVGKSTLFNVLAGSAISIVKDTPGVTRDRIYADCTWLDYSFTLIDTGGIEPDSRDVILSQMREQAQIAIETADVIIFLVDVRQGLVDADSKVAEMLRKSKKPVILAVNKVDSFAKFGNDVYEFYNLGIGDPMPISSASRLGLGDLLDEVTKHFNQDQYGDEEDERPRVAIVGKPNVGKSSIVNRLLGENRVIVSDVAGTTRDAVDTEITHNGTEYVFIDTAGLRRKNKIKEDIERYSIIRTVTAVERADIVLIVIDAKEGVTEQDAKIAGIAHERGKGIIVVVNKWDAIEKNDKTIYEYTRKLKEVLSFMPYAEYIFISALTGQRLVKLFDLIDVIRENQNQRIATGVLNEIVSEAVALQQPPSDKGKRLKIYYATQVAVKPPTFVVFVNDKELMHFSYVRYLENKIREAFGFRGTPLKFIIRERKEKE; encoded by the coding sequence ATGAGTAAACCGGTAGTTGCCATCGTCGGCAGGCCCAACGTGGGAAAATCCACGCTTTTCAACGTCCTGGCCGGCAGTGCGATTTCCATTGTAAAAGATACGCCCGGCGTCACGCGTGACCGGATCTATGCCGACTGTACGTGGTTAGATTATTCCTTCACGCTCATCGACACCGGCGGAATCGAGCCGGATTCCAGGGACGTGATTTTATCCCAGATGCGGGAGCAGGCCCAGATCGCCATCGAAACGGCCGACGTGATTATTTTCCTGGTGGACGTGCGCCAGGGCCTTGTGGACGCCGATTCCAAGGTGGCGGAGATGTTAAGAAAGTCGAAAAAGCCTGTGATCTTAGCTGTCAACAAGGTGGACAGCTTTGCGAAATTCGGAAACGACGTCTATGAATTCTATAACCTGGGCATCGGAGACCCGATGCCGATTTCGTCTGCCTCGAGACTCGGTCTCGGCGACCTTCTCGACGAGGTGACAAAGCACTTTAACCAGGATCAGTACGGCGACGAGGAAGATGAAAGACCGCGGGTGGCCATCGTCGGAAAGCCCAATGTGGGGAAATCGTCGATTGTCAACAGGCTTCTCGGCGAAAACCGCGTCATCGTCTCCGACGTGGCCGGTACGACTCGCGACGCCGTGGACACGGAAATCACCCACAACGGCACGGAATACGTGTTCATCGACACGGCCGGACTCCGCCGGAAAAATAAAATCAAAGAAGACATCGAGCGGTACAGCATTATCCGCACCGTGACGGCCGTGGAGCGGGCCGACATTGTCTTAATCGTCATTGACGCGAAAGAAGGCGTCACCGAACAGGACGCCAAGATCGCCGGCATCGCCCATGAGCGCGGGAAAGGCATCATCGTCGTCGTCAACAAGTGGGACGCCATCGAAAAGAACGACAAGACGATCTACGAGTACACGAGAAAATTAAAGGAAGTGCTGTCCTTCATGCCGTATGCCGAGTACATTTTCATCTCGGCCCTGACGGGACAGCGCCTTGTGAAGCTTTTCGACCTGATCGACGTGATCCGGGAAAACCAGAACCAGCGGATCGCCACCGGCGTCTTAAACGAGATTGTCTCCGAGGCCGTGGCGCTCCAGCAGCCGCCGTCAGACAAGGGAAAACGCCTGAAAATCTACTATGCGACCCAGGTGGCCGTGAAGCCGCCGACCTTTGTCGTGTTCGTAAACGACAAGGAGCTGATGCATTTCTCCTACGTCCGGTACCTGGAGAACAAGATCCGCGAGGCCTTCGGTTTCCGCGGGACGCC
- a CDS encoding DUF512 domain-containing protein yields the protein MKYTGHKITAVAPGSIGEELELEPGDLLLTIDGNEIEDIFDYEYMTQSEEFTLLVRKQDGEEWELEIDSGGEDLGLTFENGLMSEYRSCRNKCIFCFIDQMPSGMRDTLYFKDDDSRLSFLQGNYITLTNMSDKDIDRIIRFHLSPINISVQTMNPELRCKMLTNRFAGEALKKMDRLYEAGTEMNGQIVLCKGVNDGKELEYSIERLSHYAPYMQSVSVVPVGLSKFRDGLYPLEPFTKEDACQVIDLIEGWQKKMYAEYGIHFIHASDEWYILAEREMPEESRYDGYIQLENGVGMLRLLYEEFKDALDGKEDDGKEEELSIATGYLPYPYLCRLMEDMKTVYHGRNVHVYPIRNDFFGEKITVAGLITGQDLIAQLKGKNLGSRLLLPACMFKNGEEIFLDDVTKEEAEAALQIPINIVKSSGYDLLEAVLSRDAAAEQTAEHGAYELSMKDFSEVYDGEAEV from the coding sequence TTGAAATATACCGGCCATAAGATCACGGCCGTGGCGCCAGGCTCCATCGGGGAAGAGCTGGAGCTGGAGCCCGGCGATCTTCTTCTTACCATAGACGGGAACGAAATCGAAGACATTTTTGACTATGAATACATGACCCAGAGCGAGGAATTCACGCTTCTCGTGAGAAAGCAGGATGGGGAAGAGTGGGAGCTTGAAATTGACAGCGGCGGAGAGGATCTGGGGCTCACCTTTGAAAACGGCCTCATGAGCGAGTACCGCTCCTGCCGGAACAAATGTATCTTCTGCTTCATCGACCAGATGCCGTCTGGCATGCGGGATACCCTGTACTTTAAGGACGACGATTCCCGCCTGTCCTTCCTTCAGGGAAATTACATCACGCTGACGAATATGAGCGACAAGGACATCGACCGGATCATCCGTTTCCACTTATCGCCCATCAACATTTCTGTCCAGACCATGAACCCGGAGCTTCGCTGCAAGATGCTGACGAACCGGTTTGCCGGCGAAGCTTTAAAAAAGATGGACAGGCTTTACGAGGCCGGAACCGAGATGAACGGGCAGATCGTTCTCTGTAAGGGCGTCAACGACGGAAAGGAGCTGGAATACTCCATCGAACGGCTTTCCCACTATGCGCCTTATATGCAGAGTGTCTCCGTGGTGCCGGTCGGCCTTTCCAAATTCCGGGACGGACTGTATCCCCTGGAGCCGTTTACGAAGGAGGACGCCTGCCAGGTTATCGACTTAATCGAGGGCTGGCAGAAAAAGATGTATGCGGAATACGGCATCCATTTCATCCATGCCAGTGACGAGTGGTACATTTTAGCGGAGCGGGAGATGCCGGAGGAGAGCCGCTACGACGGCTATATCCAGTTAGAAAACGGCGTCGGCATGCTGCGGCTCCTTTATGAGGAATTTAAAGACGCCCTGGACGGGAAGGAGGACGACGGAAAAGAAGAGGAGCTTTCCATCGCCACGGGATATCTTCCGTACCCGTATCTCTGCCGGCTGATGGAAGATATGAAAACCGTCTATCACGGCCGGAATGTCCATGTTTACCCGATCCGAAATGACTTTTTCGGGGAGAAAATCACAGTGGCCGGGCTTATTACAGGCCAGGACCTGATTGCACAGCTAAAAGGGAAAAACCTTGGTTCACGCCTTCTCCTTCCCGCCTGCATGTTTAAAAACGGCGAGGAAATTTTTCTCGACGACGTGACGAAGGAAGAGGCAGAAGCCGCTTTACAGATTCCCATAAATATAGTAAAATCAAGCGGATACGATTTGCTGGAGGCAGTTTTGAGCCGTGACGCGGCCGCAGAGCAGACGGCAGAGCACGGCGCTTACGAGCTTTCCATGAAGGATTTCTCCGAGGTTTACGACGGGGAAGCCGAAGTTTAG
- a CDS encoding ribose-phosphate pyrophosphokinase, protein MSNQYVFNDRLPIAPLKIAALESCRDLAEKVNGHIVNFRRNDTEELKRRQQNLQYRGYDVDSYLLNCECPRFGSGEAKGVIKESVRGADVFVMVDVTNYSLTYKMAGYVNHMSPDDHYQDLKRIIGACASTAHRINVIMPFLYESRQHKRTHRESLDCAMALEELVHMGVSNITTFDAHDPRVQNSIPLSGLDNFMPTYQFVKALFNHDHSLKIDKDHLMVISPDEGAMNRAVYLANNLGVDMGMFYKRRDYSRVINGRNPIVAHEFLGSSVEGKTVIIVDDMISSGESMLDTARALKERKAAKVVVCCTFGLFTSGFDKFDEFYEKGYIDSVVTTNLNYRAPELFTKEWYVEADVSKYIAAIINSLNHDASISNTLSPTEKIQKLIQKYNNGGYDYYQKLG, encoded by the coding sequence ATGTCAAATCAGTATGTGTTCAATGACCGTCTCCCCATTGCACCGTTGAAAATCGCAGCCCTGGAAAGCTGCCGTGACCTGGCAGAAAAGGTAAACGGGCATATTGTGAATTTCCGAAGAAATGATACGGAGGAGCTCAAAAGAAGGCAGCAGAATCTTCAGTACCGCGGCTATGACGTGGATTCATATCTTTTAAACTGCGAGTGCCCGAGATTCGGAAGCGGCGAAGCCAAGGGTGTCATTAAGGAATCGGTCCGCGGCGCAGACGTGTTCGTGATGGTGGATGTGACAAACTACTCCCTGACCTATAAGATGGCAGGCTATGTAAACCACATGTCCCCGGATGACCATTACCAGGATCTTAAGAGAATCATCGGCGCCTGCGCTTCCACCGCGCACAGGATCAATGTCATCATGCCGTTCCTCTACGAGAGCCGCCAGCATAAGCGCACCCACAGAGAGTCCTTGGACTGTGCCATGGCGCTTGAGGAGCTGGTACATATGGGCGTCTCCAACATCACCACTTTCGATGCCCATGACCCGCGGGTACAGAATTCAATCCCGCTTTCCGGCCTCGACAACTTCATGCCCACCTACCAGTTTGTAAAAGCACTGTTCAACCATGATCACAGCTTAAAGATTGATAAGGATCACCTGATGGTCATCAGCCCCGACGAGGGTGCCATGAACCGCGCCGTCTACCTGGCAAACAACCTGGGCGTCGACATGGGTATGTTCTATAAGAGAAGGGACTATTCCAGAGTCATTAACGGAAGGAACCCCATCGTGGCCCATGAGTTTTTGGGAAGCTCCGTAGAAGGAAAGACCGTTATCATCGTCGACGACATGATTTCCTCCGGCGAAAGCATGCTGGATACGGCCAGGGCCTTAAAGGAGCGGAAGGCAGCAAAGGTTGTCGTCTGCTGTACCTTCGGCCTGTTCACCAGCGGCTTTGATAAGTTTGACGAGTTCTACGAAAAGGGCTATATCGACAGCGTCGTCACCACCAACTTAAACTACCGGGCGCCGGAGCTGTTTACGAAGGAATGGTACGTGGAGGCCGATGTGAGCAAGTACATTGCGGCGATCATCAACTCCTTAAACCATGACGCCTCCATCAGCAATACCCTGTCGCCGACGGAGAAGATTCAGAAGCTGATTCAGAAATATAATAATGGCGGGTATGATTATTATCAGAAGTTGGGGTAA
- a CDS encoding ATP-binding cassette domain-containing protein gives MKDENTILSIENLKVYFPIKTGILQRTVGHVKAVDGVSLSVKKGETLGLVGESGCGKTTIGRAIVRLNHPSEGHIYYQGQDVLAAQGEELRQLRKSLQIIFQDPYSSLNPRHTVLNALTELLTVQMGMSKTDAAGRAEELLHQVGLNAAYGLRYPHEFSGGQRQRVAIAKALALKPKFLVCDEAVSALDVSIQSQIINLLMDLKEEYGDMTYLFISHALNVVEHISDRVAVMYLGRIMEFADNEELFSHPAHPYTQALLSAIPILSGRKKRERIVLQGDVPGAAHIPSGCRFRTRCPWATEECAHEEPKLKDIGGGHLAACLKI, from the coding sequence CCGTCGGCCACGTGAAGGCGGTAGACGGAGTCAGCCTTTCCGTGAAAAAGGGGGAGACCCTTGGCCTTGTGGGGGAGTCCGGCTGCGGAAAAACCACCATCGGGCGCGCCATCGTGCGGCTGAACCATCCGAGCGAGGGCCATATTTACTACCAGGGACAGGATGTCCTGGCTGCCCAGGGAGAAGAATTAAGACAGCTCAGAAAGAGCTTGCAGATTATATTCCAGGATCCCTATTCGTCCTTAAACCCGCGGCATACGGTTCTAAACGCCCTGACAGAGCTTCTGACGGTCCAGATGGGCATGTCGAAGACGGATGCGGCAGGCAGGGCAGAAGAGCTCCTGCACCAGGTGGGGCTCAACGCAGCTTACGGGCTTCGGTATCCCCATGAGTTTTCCGGCGGACAGAGGCAGAGGGTGGCTATCGCAAAGGCGCTGGCACTGAAGCCGAAATTCCTGGTCTGTGACGAAGCCGTTTCGGCCCTGGACGTATCCATCCAGTCCCAGATTATCAACCTGCTCATGGACTTAAAGGAGGAGTATGGGGACATGACGTATCTGTTTATTTCCCATGCCCTCAATGTGGTGGAGCACATTTCTGACCGTGTGGCCGTCATGTACCTTGGACGCATCATGGAGTTTGCAGACAACGAAGAGCTGTTTTCTCATCCGGCCCATCCATATACGCAGGCGCTTCTTTCTGCCATCCCGATTCTGTCGGGAAGAAAGAAGAGAGAGCGCATTGTCCTTCAGGGCGATGTTCCCGGCGCAGCCCATATTCCTTCCGGCTGCCGGTTCCGAACCAGATGCCCATGGGCTACGGAAGAATGTGCCCATGAAGAGCCGAAATTAAAGGATATCGGCGGCGGCCATCTGGCTGCCTGCCTGAAAATTTAA